The Sphaerodactylus townsendi isolate TG3544 unplaced genomic scaffold, MPM_Stown_v2.3 scaffold_970, whole genome shotgun sequence genomic interval ccataacatctggagtgccaaaggctcgccaccatggggctaagGCCTCCCTCCTCCCATCGTGCCTTGTAATCGGAGGGAAGCTGAGCCGCACCAGGGGGAAAAGGGCTCTTGGCACACTTAGCctgttttgcaaagaaaaaagggTCTGCTGGCAAGAAGATTTTCTAATGGGCTGGCTTTTTATTGCTGCAAAGGAGCGAGTGACTTTTCTTCAGGCTTCTGTGTTCATTTGAAAGGACATTGATTTTCTTCTCAGAAAGCAGCTGCAGGGGGGGCTCCTTTTTCActagggggaaaggaagggtctgagtgggtgggggggctcGCATGTCCCTCCCTTCAAGGTTTCCAGCTTAAAAGGTTGCTTATAAAATGCTCTGATTCCCAGCTTGCAGgtaccatcccccctccccccccccgcccctgcaaaCGGGTACAAGGAGGGTGGGGACAACTTTTTCCAGAGGGAAAGagccctctggagcagcagtggcgtagtggctaagagcaggtgcactctgatctggaggaactgggtttgattccccgctctgccgcctgagttgtggaggcttatctggggaattcagagtagcctgtgcactcccacacacgccagctgggtgaccttgggctagtcacagcttctcggagctctctcagccccacctacctcacagggtgtttgttgtgagggggcaagggcaaggagattgtcggcccctttgagtctcctgcaggagagaaaggggggatataaatccaaactcctcttcttcttctcctcgtcgtcctcgtcctcctcctggGGAAAAATGCCCAGCCCCAGTTGCTGCACTTGTaaatgggtggggaggggggaaagtatttaaaaatgaacatagaAGAAACATATTATGGATTTTGACTTTTTATTAGTTTGCTGAATTTAACGATTTCAAGTTAGTAATGTTGCTGTTGGGTTTTTTAGTTTAGTGTTCTGTTAAGATGTTATTTTTTGCCTCGTAAGCATTACCAACTTTTGTGCAGCTACTGGATGATAAGGAAACTCGCTTATTGCTGGCCAGAATCTCCCCTTTAGTGGGTATGGCCAGGAGCTAAGATCAAAAGCTTCCTTGGTGAGCCGGGCGCCACGGCTGGCTTTTTGAAATTCTCTGTCATCATTTGCAGAACTGCTCGGCCACCAAGGGCAATTTCGTGGGCACTGCTGGGTGGCACCCAACGGCTATGGACTGGAGGAAGAAAGGCAATTACGTGACACCAGTCAAAAATCAGGTAACGATCCTGGAGAAAAAGGAACCATGAATCAGTGGTCTTAGtacggtgatggcgaacctatggcacaggtgccagaggtggcactcagagccctctctgtgggcacgcacagagttcatcatgtgggggggaaatcgccacacacacacacacacacatctaggctggcctgggccactgggcttgtttattagcattaaacctaagacctagttttggggaagcagtgtaggtaaccctgttaagcgctgttacaccccactgattttcacgcaaagaactaaagcgcgatcctttacctgggagtaagcttggttgctggcaatgtggcatgcttctgagtaaaccctcctagggtcgtgattcacccgttggaagagttgcacggttgcttcaaagcaaagccaccgactaccaccaagcttactcccgagtaacgcacgtctcagagccaaccattttttctaaactaaaacctcagcattcaggttaaattgccctgttggcactttgcgataaataagtgggttttgggttgcagtttgggcactcggtctccaaaaggttcgccatcactgtgccaAAGCCCAGCAAATGTAAACACGAGAGGTGTCATGGGAGGCTGTTCTGGTGCCTACCCCTCAATCAATTCTGTGGTCCGTTTGGATTCTGAAAAGGACTGGCCTTACTGCTGTCTGATCGGTACCTTGGATCAGTAAAACTTTATATGGCAGAATTATTTGTCAATAAGAGGTTATTGGCAATAACATAATAAGATATAATAagcatctggcctcccgtgggcgcaaggaagggggaggggggaacttctgatgccatctgaaatCTGTGTGATTTATGCAATTATGGTTCCTTAAttagtggggattgattgtttttagctgattttaattGGTAGATATATAATTGTtggacaccgctctgagcccctcgggggagggtggcacattaattaattaattaaaaagtctCCCACCTTTCCTGATGTGTCCCCCTTTGTTGCCTCTGAAGGGTCCTTGGAGGCAAGCAGAGCGAAACCTTCAAGCTGCCTTgtttctgaccccccccccccaattcctctccccctccccaaaccccagggTCCCTGCGGGAGCTGCTGGACGTTCTCCACCACCGGGTGCTTAGAGTCTGCCGTCGCCATCGCCACGGGGAAGCTGCTGAACCTGGTGAGCCTCTGTGCTGGTTGGAGCCTTCCCTTGTCCAGGCCAGATCCGTGCTTGTGGGGCCAGAAGGGGCAAGAGGCCagatgggggaaggaaaaggcacAGCAGGGCAGAGGACTGGAGGGGGAAACTTTGATCGTGtaggacagcggttctcaacctttcacaggggtcgcctaaaaccatcggaaaacacatatttccgatggtcttaggaaccaagacacaaataattttatggtcgtgggtcaccacaacatgaggaactgtatgaaaaggtcgtggcattaggaaggttgagaaccactggtacagGAGCTGCAGGCAACACGGTCGGTGTGCCGGGGTTTGTCTGCTCGTGCAAACCTTTGCCACAAGAACCTCCTACAGCAGAAAAAGCACAGACTTCCCAAGAGCCTTTGGTTTGTCACTGTAAAAGGCAGGATTCCAGAGGAGGACCGGCACTGGCAGATGGGTCCAGGAAGTGAATGCTGGTTTTGGGAGGGacacccttcccttccttcctctgtccCAGGCAAGCTGTCTAATGGTCTGGTTGGGAGAGGCCCGGAGCTGGCTTAGcctgtgctccccccacccattcCCCTGTGCTCCCCCCACACACTCGGAGCTCCTGGACTCCCTGTCTCTGCCCAGATCAGTCACCGGATGGACAGGGCCTGGGAGCGACTCTTCAGGCTGAGCCTGTGGCAAGCAGAGGGCTCTGGGGAAGCGCGTTCAGCTGAGGGCCCGTTGGGTTTCCGGGAAAGGACGGTCAATCTGGTAGGGGGCTCATGGGTGAGGTGGTTGCCCTCACGTgtctcctctcccctgcccctccccaggctGAACAGCAGCTCGTCGACTGTGCCCAGGGCTTCAACAACCACGGCTGCAGTGGGTGAGTGGTAGCTTCTTGCATGGCCCCGTTCCCCTCCTCAGCCCCTTCCTCTgctaatggtgccccccaccccgtccccaaCCTTGTGTCCTCAGTATTCTCCTGCCTGCACTGGCAAGGGTTTGATTGATTTCTGCCTTTGCTCCTCCAGCGGCCTCCCCAGCCAGGCTTTCGAATACATCCGGTACAACCGAGGGCTCATGGGTGAGGATTCGTACCCGTATCGGGCCAAGGTAGGGCTTCTGCGATGGGGAGGGGCCCTCGGGCTATGTCGTGCAGCTGGCCATAACAGGCTTGCCTCCTCTCCCCTGCAGAACGGCACCTGCAAGTTCCAGCCCACGGAGGCCGTTGCCTTCGTCCAAGATGTCGTCAACATCACGCTGGTGAGCGCCCTCCTCCGCTCTGtcccttctctcccccgcccctttccTGGAGCACTCTCCTGCCcgcgattttttaaaaagactttacgTTTTGCTGAATTGTCgtggggttttttgggttttaagtaatatttttattaaacgTTTTTATTATAATGTTTTGattgtacgccaccctgagccctttcgggaaTGGGCGGCCTAAAAGTcctgaaatatataaatatggcTACAGTTATGTCAACTTAATATAACAGTAGGTTAAAAAATACACTTTCTTTATACCCTCCCTCCTTTTGCCCCGAGGC includes:
- the CTSH gene encoding pro-cathepsin H, with product MDWRKKGNYVTPVKNQGPCGSCWTFSTTGCLESAVAIATGKLLNLAEQQLVDCAQGFNNHGCSGGLPSQAFEYIRYNRGLMGEDSYPYRAKNGTCKFQPTEAVAFVQDVVNITLNDEDSMVEAVGSHNPVSFAFDVTEDFMLYRKGVYSSKRCHKTPDKVNHAVLAVGYGEGDGLPYWIVKNSWGPKWGMDGYFNIERGSNMCGLAACASYPIPLV